The DNA region ATCATCAGGatcaatatcaacaataaagaTATCTCCATATGGTCTAACAGAGTGCAAGAACAGAGGCATCGATACAGGATCGCACGAAACAGCAGCAAGATCAGCTGTTATAACTAGACTCTTACCATCAGGACTAAAGAATGGATGGTTTACATGCCCAGGAAATAGATCACCAATATAAGTTAACCCACTATCAATGACTTTAATCACCACATCTTTATCATCTGCCTTGATAAGGTACACTGCGAAGTAGCCTGGATCGGGTAAGTCTTCTGCTGCTGTAGCGGTTGGATTTGCTCGATTTGATGAGAATGTTATCCAATCTCCTTTAGGAGACCAATGACAATGAGTATCAGTCCAATCTCCTTGAGTTAGTCTTGTTATCTTGCCCCCATCGAATTCCCCTATCTCTGCATTCTCCATTATGTATAGGTTCTTCGGTCCATCTGTTGTTGATCGATAAACTAGTCTCGTCCTTGAAACAATACAACATAATAACAGGTAAGTTTATAGTGGTGTGCACATAAACATGGCGACAAATCCTTTGTTGCCAAATTTCTTTTTTAGCGTGATTTTTAaatcaatataataaaattgatattattgatCATCACTACAAAAACGAACTCATACAGAGACAGACCATTGCCAAACATGGCGACAGAAAAGTCTATCGTTATTTCTTTTTGTgcaaattaaatttaactttCGGAAAAGGGGAACTTTCGTCTATAAATTGAATCGAAGTCCTTTTGTTTTTGCATTTGATGATTATATAAAGATAAGGAAGGAAATGGATACCATCTGGACTATTTGATGGAAAAGCACTATTGAATCGTTTTTGAGTAAGCTTTTTGAAGGTCCTATTTTGTTGTGACACACGCATGATCGCCGCAATTTCAACTGCAGAACTTGTGCTGAAGGAAGGTCCAACACATACATAGAGCGTGTCTTTTTTCAGGTTCCACACTGAAGAAAATACGCTATTTGAGTCATTCCTCTGCATCATTTTCAAATATGAAGATGTAgtaaattaattagaaaatatattaattatcatGACTATTAGAAATCTGGTTTTGATTCTCGTTAGCTCTTCTCTCTTCTCGGTCTATCTCGGAGTATAAAGATAATCTTGAATGATACCTTGTAGACCATGTGTAGTCCATTGCTATCAGCTACCCAAACAGCTTTAAATTCATTGTCAACAAATGCAAGCTTTTTCCCACAAATTGATATTGATGGAAATACTCCCGTTACCCTAAATACTCCAATTTCTGGGTCAGGTGACTGTAGCTTGTAGAAGTCTTTCTCAACAACATTATACTACACATCATAGCATCACAATTAATTACAATCCAAAATTTTAATAGATCATATTGTCACGCATGGCTTCTAGTACCATGTCATGTAACAAGTAATAAACTCaaccaaaattttaaattgatggtGGAGGatccataatatgttatatactccacCCAGTTTCACCCGATTTGCTAATCACTTCAAGAATTGCAAAttgcaaaaagcaaattatcGTCGATTTTGGGCTATGCTTGCAAAAATTTAAGCGCATCACGAATTCAAAAGTCGAATTAGCTAGCTtgcaaattatgttacactgactCTAACAcaccttaaaattttaattgaagATCAAAGATGTGTAATACACTCTCTCGACTATGACG from Amaranthus tricolor cultivar Red isolate AtriRed21 chromosome 3, ASM2621246v1, whole genome shotgun sequence includes:
- the LOC130808235 gene encoding uncharacterized protein LOC130808235 produces the protein MDRTCSIGFSIKRIADLSPSVSPDGKRIAVASFQRKAGWDGEVEDLNTSILVMNVDRPFNRQLVVIDGASPLGKQQCSVFPLAVKLQKRWGVFRIELDKGLSSETRLTPEEISAMTPVAIDETRVAVATIRQSFSFDEDELSEEQYRHIEIFDISKPNDEYTEITRKTRPKADHFNPFVIREINGGYNVVEKDFYKLQSPDPEIGVFRVTGVFPSISICGKKLAFVDNEFKAVWVADSNGLHMVYKRNDSNSVFSSVWNLKKDTLYVCVGPSFSTSSAVEIAAIMRVSQQNRTFKKLTQKRFNSAFPSNSPDAYLLLCCIVSRTRLVYRSTTDGPKNLYIMENAEIGEFDGGKITRLTQGDWTDTHCHWSPKGDWITFSSNRANPTATAAEDLPDPGYFAVYLIKADDKDVVIKVIDSGLTYIGDLFPGHVNHPFFSPDGKSLVITADLAAVSCDPVSMPLFLHSVRPYGDIFIVDIDPDDITKNENLTKFIRITHSRYENATATWTMASAKDLLAKWNVRIAGNEGTSKYKPECPYVHSGGAESAHMTGHLCLRDKRCC